CCTCTGAGTTATGGGGGGTGTTAATGGTTCTAGTCTATGGAAGTAGTATATATCAGAAACTAGTGGTGGGGAACAgataaactacactgaacaaaaatataaacgcaacatgtaaagtgttggtcccatgtttcatgagctgaaataaaagatacccagataattttccatatgcacaaaaagcttatttctctctaattttgttcacatgtttacatccctgttagtgagcatttctcctttgccaaccacagaccacgtgtatggcgtcatgtgggcgagtagtttgctgatgtcaacgttgggaacagagtgccccatggtggcggtggggttatggtataatgcataagctacagacaatgaacacaattgcattttatcaatggcaatttgaatgcacagaaataccgtgatgagatcctgaagcccgtttcttttaaggtatctgtgaccaacagatgcatatctctattcccagttatgtgaaatccatagattagtgcctaatttatttatttaaattgactgatttcctcatatgaactgtaactcagtcaaatctttgaaattgttgcatgttgcatttatattttttcagTGTAATTACAAATAACACAGGGTATATATCCAGTATTAGAGAGAGATAATTGTGTTACCTCATTAGGATTCTGTGAAGAGTCCAGCAGGGCTTTGACCTGGCCCAGGGCTCCCTCCCTCTCAGACAGCCCGCCAGAGGCCTGCACCGGGTCAGTGTTGTCTGCTGGGATCTCTGACCCCTGCGACAGGAGGTCATCGCTGCGGTCGCCCAGACGGTCATCTGTGTTGGTGCTGACGACGTCCGGCGTGCCGCTATGGGAGTGGTCGGTGGTGTGGCCCTCTTCGCCATCCGACACAGAGAGGTTCTCCGAGCTGAAGGTAGACACCAACTGGCACTTGGTGATGCTGGTCGGACGTCtggggagaagagggagataaaAGAAGAGAGGAATCTAGTTTTGTTTCAGTTTTGATTAATTCATTTGATTCATATTGTATAGTCAAATTGAATAGTCATTGAATAGCCACTTACAACACCACTTATACTAGCTACACAAAATCTCTGATTGGAATTGTTATCTTTTACAAATGTTATTTTCATAATGGTACCAAACCCTATGACTCCTAAAATCATATCACATTTAGTGAAGATATCAAAGATGAGATAAGAAGAtatttttgtctgtttgttggtGAACTACATGtaattcaactagtaatttaactacattttgcagtagcttggtggtaatTGAACTAAATTCTAAtgttggtagtgttttcagtagttttgCCAAGTAGcaatgtagctaactactggaattGCACATGACCTTTTTTGCTAAAATtaaatatgggtgaagtaggcaacAATTACCTTTCTTTTTCgacatcagacctgcctaattctaaCTTGAAAcacagtttttgtgtttaataggctaaattacacattctgttaacttctgactccagagtgatctatccttgcaatttgtagtctatgacatttcagatttagatatgaaaatgtatcacaaagtagtttggatgtaatgaactactttttcaaagtaactttagttatgtaaactatatttttcttaagggtagctttagtgtagcttaacttattccagtgtgaagtaattagtagcttggtaaactatctATTTccgagtagcttccccaacacagCTCACCGTCTCCGTGGCAACTCCACCTCGCTGtcaacctccccctcctcctcctctgaagACACGCCACGCCTCTGTGGACACAGCAGAGAAAACAGAATGGGTTAGCTAACACATTCACagagatgaaaggagagagtACATACTAAACATGACTAGCTTTCATTGGGACAGTACCTGTTTGCGTGCAATGGCTGCCCTGTACAGGATAGCTGAGGGGGTGAGATGCCCTGATGCCCCCCGGGGTAACCTCACACCACTCACTCCCTCTTCCTTATCGTCGCCATCATGGGGCAGGCGTGGGGCGCCCAGCACAGACCCCCTCCCGGCAGCCGCCCCCCTCCCACATGGTGAGTCTGGGCTGCTAGAGAAGGGGAACGAGGCCGCGTCCTCGCTGGGCGTGTCGCTACGCGGGGGGGTCTCTGTGAGGTCATCCAGACCCCGCGCGCCCCCCTCGGACCCCCCCAGGCCCGCGGAGGCGCTCAGGCTGCCACCCATCTCAAGCCCCCCAACGGTGGGTTCTCCTTTCCCTTGACCCTCAGCCGCCAGTGTGGTGCAGATGAGGTCCGGGCTGGAGGAGGACAGCTGCCTCTGCTGCTGCTCGTGGCCCAGGACCCGCAGGGCCACGCTGGGGTCCAGGAGCTGCTTGGAGGGGCCCGTGCTGGAGCTGTTGGCCTGGGCAGGGTTGTCCCCATTGGGAGAGGGTTGAGTGGCCTTTAGGCCGGCAAGGTCCCCGCTGCTGCCCTTGCCAGGCTTGCGGTGGCGGGTCTTGACCCTACGCGAGCGGCTGGGGGACGTGGAGCCCCTGTTGGGGCAGGAGGGGATAGTGACCTGCATCACGGAGGAATCCATCTTGGGAATGATCACCTCTGACTTGAGGATGTCTGGCCTATGAGAACAGGATAGAATAGGAAACGATGGTCAGATACACTGTGAAATAATCAAATCTTCAGCTATTAATAGTGGTTTCAATTGAGTATTTAGTTTTGCATGATCCACCTCCTTATAGGGTTCACATAAGAACTACTCTTTTCTCCTATGCTTTTGGCTCTCAGAATGAACTCTCACCTCTTTCCAGAGGGCAGTTTCTGTGGGACGTTTCTCTTCTTGATGAGTTTGTCCATGGAGTTGGAGGAGCTAGTCTGTCTGGAGCTGTGGTGCTTGAACAGTCCTGGATACTTCTTATCTAAAGACTGCTCTCTCCTAGGAACACATCAATACTATTCATGTTGATTGCATGAGAAATCGAGAAACTAGTCTGTTCTGcatattctatttctatgaccaTAACCCCAATTACCAGAGACTATTTATCAACTCATTTTCAAACACTGCATGTTCAGAATGTCTATATGCCATAATAGCTGATATGATTGATGTGCTAAATTAGACTTGTCTTTATTCAAATGATCCGAGAATTAGCTAACCAACTAAACAAGCATCGAAGTGCTTTGACTGAGGGAGCCACCTACTTCTGCAACTCTTTCTCTTTGAGCTCCAGCTGCAGCATGACAGCGTTAAGCTCCATGTAGAGATTGTTGGTCCTCTCCAGCTTCCTCTCATAGTGCTCACGGATGTCCAGAGCGTGCCTGAATAGAAAAGAGCGCACAAATGACCTCATGCTCCGGGCATGAAAGGATCCAAGAAATGTGCCCTGAGTCTTTTAtttctatctctttctttcttttttctatCTTCAAAGATAGATAGATTGGATAAAAAGGAACTGTAGACATTAGATGTTAGTGCAACTGCCTGTCTACATGACCCTGGGATTACTGTACTATAGTTTCACAGCTCATAACAAAGCACtgcccactggacacacactggttgaagcaacgttgtttccacgtcatttcaatgaattgAGTCTGGGCCCAGTGGGTGATGGTTTTCTCTTATACTATCCTGGCATAGCACCACTTCCAGCAGCTAAAAGAGAAGAGTAACTCTGCCTGTCAGAGTGTTGTGGTACAGACCTGAGCTCCTCTCTGCGTCGGTTGATCAGTTCCTCGTCCAGTCGGTGCAGACAGGTCCCCTCAGACTTAATCTTCTCAAAGTGCTGCTTCACCTCCTCCCGCCACTCAGCCTGcgcaactcacacacacacacacacacacacacttagacactgggtatgtgtgtgtgtgtacacgtgcatGCACACATTTGTGCACTCATATGTGTTCActtgtgaatgtgtttgtttgtgtataaGTTCATTAAATTGTGTGAGATATAGTGTAGAGTAGGCTACCTGAGACTTGAAGTATGTCTCCTGTGGGGTGGAGAGTACATCAGCTGAGGCTATATCCAGATGGAGAAGGATCTGACGGAAAGAGGGTCTATTTCTGGGTTTACAGTTCCTGCAAAGCCAAGGAGATATTTTCAGTCAGAGACCACTTTGTATATAATCAATATGGTTGTACATGGGCCAAGTCTACCTGGGAAAGATTTAAAAGGAGAGAATTTCCCGCTATCTATTTCCACTACcgcctctcacctctctcctcttttccaccatccctctccctccatccctccctccctccctccctccctccctccatctccactcaCCAGCACTGCCTCAGGAGGATTTTGAAGCCATCTGGGCAGCTCTCTGGGATAGGGAGGTTCAGGCTGTTGTTGCCCACCCCCCAGATGATGGCAGAGGAGTCCACATCCTTATAGGGGACCTCCCCGGTCAGCATCTCCCACAGCACCACCCCAAATGACCTGCAGTTCACAACATATATATTAGTGATTACTGATATTAGTGATCACTGAGATGGGATTGCATTGGTCCTCTTTTCTATGGCCAAGAAGTTTCATTCCTTCACTTACCAGATGTCCACCTTCTCTGATACGGGTTCATTCCGAATGACCTCTGGGGCCATCCAGGCCACCGTACCAGCAAAGGACATCTTCATGCTCTTATCAATGAGCTCCTTGGAGGTGCCGAAGTCAGAGATCTTCACTAGGTCATCATGGGTAATCAGCATACTGCCATGGATAGAAAGAAAACCACTATTATTGTAGATGTTCTTAAGCCAGAAAGAGCTCATTGATTCACTTTGGGGACTTCTGGTCTCTATAGGCCAGGGGTGGGCAACATACAGCCTGCGGACCTGATTTTGCCCGAGCCCATTCAATCCAGCCCGTGGGAGGTTTGAGTAAAAATCAGGACACTCTTGAACGGACCTATACGTTTTTCAGATCATTTTTCTGGCCCGCAAATTGGTTTTGACTAACAAATCGATCCGAAACAAATCTGTGCGGTCCTCCACTGAATTTGGAAATCCCGATGTGGCCCTCGAGCCAAAATGATTGCCCAACCATGATATAGGTGGATGTTTTTGATAATATCCAGCACAGGGACTCACTTGGGGGACTTGAGGTCTCTGTGGATGATCTTGTGGAGGTGCAGGTAGTTCATGCCCCCGGCGATGCCCATGGCCCAGTCAATGAGCAGGGAGGGGGTGATCTTCCTGCCCGCTCTCAGCACCTCATACAGCTGGCCCTGGGCACAGTACTCCATCAGGATACAGTAGCAGGGAGCCTGGGTGCAGATACCCCTTGGggacaaagagagggagggagggagggaggacgggaAGGAGAGGGACAAGGATAAAGAAAAATAGAGTCAATGCGTGATGATGTCATAGATGGTTTGCAAGTTACTGTTGGTCTAGGCTACAATAGCTCGGACCAACAGTTGGGGATACGTTTATACGTTCTACTACTGGTCTCTTGGGGTCAGGGTCAGATAGTTTTTCTCACTTGAAGGTGATGATGTTGGGGTGCTTGAGTTTGCGTAGGTGCTTGATCTCCGTCTCCTTGATGTCCCGGACTTTCTTGACGGCCACATCCTCTCCATGGAACTTCCCCAAGAACACGGCCCCCTGGGCCCCGCTGCCAACCCACTGCAGGTCCGAGATCTCTTCAAATGGAACCTCCCAGGATTCTAAGAACGCAACATCAACACAAGGAAGCAGTCAGTGACAGGCTGTGGGTGGCAGATGGCTCCAAGCAAACCAGCTGAGATGTATCATATAAACGACATCATCTGTTGCATTTTAATGGTCCACATGGGACAGACATAAACAACCGAGACTTTCCTGTGAAAAAAAGTACTTAATATCGACACATTAGTAGGTGTTTTCCCCCTGTTATAGCATCATAGCTCACGATTGGATCAATATGTGCAGTGTACAGTAAGATGGCAGTTGAACAGAGAGATGTAGAGGCAAACAGCTGCACATCTCCCCAAAGCTAATCTCTCATCTCCCATAATCTGTCATAAGAGTACAGTAGATAGCTGAATGACTGAGAGTTTGGTCACTGTGAGAAGAAAGAAGCCAGTAGGCGGAAAAAGAGACAAGCAGATTAATTCTGGATGAGGTCCACTGAAGTTTTGTGGTCTCCAGGGACCTGCTGCTGTAGAGGCAGCTGCTCGTGTCGTCTCGCAAACCAGCTGTGAATCCGCTACTGTAGATAAGACTGTGAATGAGGCTAGTGCACAGGTATCATCAGCAGCATTTTTGGGGAGAGTAGGGGATGGTGGCAGGAAGGCATAGTGAGAGatataaaaagagagagaaatgtaAGCCATTTTAGTGAATACCCTCCAAAATGAAAAGtagggaggaagagcagcatcTCGAAGTTGAACCTTTTTATTGGATATACAATTCATCACCATGGTTACGGATTTACCTCACCATCTTGACACAGTGAATGACTAACATTTCAAGTGACAAAAGATTCAGTGTCCATGTATTTCTGTATTGGTTAAGGTATTCAGTATCCTAAAAGTATACAAAAGTCTTTATTATACACATATGACCTTGTACTGAAGGGACAAAGAACTGGCTGTTATACTCACTCCACACACCTTCCTGGTTATGCTTGTGCTCGGGGGAGTATGCTTTCCCGATCATGGTCCAGACGGGTTTCAGGCAGCCAAACAGCCCCTCCAGGAACCCTCCACTTCCTTGCTGCAGCCGGATGTTGTCTGACTGGCTACGGACGGCCCCAGCCTCTGAGCTAAGCCCCGCCTCTGCCCCGCCCCCACACTGGCAGGCCTCATGCTCGTGTAACTTCAGCACGCTGTTGTCAAAGTGGGCCGGGGGCCCGTCGCTAGGGGTGGGGCTGCTGCCACAGGTGTGGGGGCACCCCTCACCCCCGCCTGGCACCCCTGGTGCCCCCCCTGTGTCGATGGACAACACGTTGCGCAGGACACACTGGGTGGGGGTCAAGTCGGTCTCTGGGGTGCAGGCGGGGGTGTCTGCATCCAACCTGCGGAAGGGGGGCTCTGAGATAGGGGTGCTGAagcctgagagagagggggagggggcgcGGGGCTCATGGAGGCAGGTCCCACTCATCAGGGGGTCCCACAACACAGTAGCCAGGGATGgatgggagtagagagggagaaggggaggccTGGATGGGGAGACACAAAAAGGAAAAGGAAAGAAAAAATGCAATGAATCACTATAAATCAGTATAATCCATTAATACCTACTATTTTGGCTGTTTTGGAGCTCTCCAGTGCTGAAATATACCTGTCTCTCGGATTCACATTCAAAACAGTGTTTTCTGTATGTTTGGCCTTGTCAGTAtgatacatacagtggcttgcgaaagtattcagcccccttggcatttttcctattttgttgccttaaaacctggaattaaaatttatttttggggggtttgtatcttcaccaatttggactattttgtgtatgtccattacatgaaatccaaataaaaatctatttaaattacaggttgtaatgcaacaaaatagtaaaaatgccaagggggaagaatacttttgcaaggcaccgtATACTCTCAGAAAAAAGGGTACGGTTAGGGTCAGTGGAGTACCACAGTTTTTCGAGGCCACCCCACAAGGTCCGAGCAAGACTATAAcatgtgcagttttatagctaatctcatgctattctacacattttgccatggggcaaagagaaacattttcagttttaaagctaatttcctgtaattataaacattttgccatggcttatgacgtgttcatacagtgcatttggaaagtattcagaccccttgactttttccacatgttgttatgttacagccttattctaaaatagattttttttttattccccttatcaatctacacaaaataccccataatgacaaagcaaaaacaggtttttacaattttttgcaaatacattaaaaataataaactgaaatatcatatgtccataagtattcagaccctttactcagtactttgttgaagctcctttggcagtgattacagcctcgagtcttcttgggtatgacactacaagcttggcacacctgtatttgggaagtttctcccattcttctctgcagatcctctcaagctctgtcaggttggatggggagcgtcgctgcacagctattttcaggtctctccagagatgttcgatcgggttcaagtccgggttctggctgggccactcaaggacattcagaaactctGGCTGgggcactcctgcgttgtcttggctgtgtgcttagggtcgttgtcctgttagaaagtgaaccttcgcctccagtctgaggtcctgagcgctcttggtttcatcagaccagagaatcttgtttctcattgtctgagagtcctttaggtgccttttggcaaactccaagccagctgtcatgtgccttttactgaggagtggcttccgtctggccactataccacaaaggcctgattggtggagtgctgcagagatggttgtccttctggaagattctcccatctccacagaggaactctggagctctgtcagagtgaccatcgggttcttggttacctccctgaccaaggcccttctcccccgattgctcagtttggctgggcggccagatctaggaagagtcttggtggttccaaacttcttccatttaagaatgatggaggccactgtgttcttggggaccttcaatgctgcagacattttttggtacccttccccagatctgtgccttgacacaatcctgtctcggagctctacggacaattcctttgaactcatggcttggcttttgctctgacatgcactttcaactgtgggaccttatatagacaggtgtgtgcctttccaaatcatatccaatcaattgaatttaccacaggtggactccaatcaagttgtagaaatatctcaaggatgatcaatggaaacaggatgcacctaagctcaatttcgagtctcatagcgaagggtctgaatgcttatgtaaataaggtatttatgttcttaatgttttataaatgtgcaaaaatgtctaaaaacctgtttgcaCTGTATGATCTCACATGGTACTGTTCTGTACCTTTTAGGGTACATTTGCGGATAATCTAGTATAATGTTACATTTTTGTACCCAATATTTGGAATATAAAGGTACAATCGTAGGAGGCGTGGCTTGGTGGGGGCGTGGCTTTCaggttatttttggccacccatgaGTGAAAGTGGTGTACCAGTTTAAGTTGTCTATAATTATGTTAATTAATGTTTGAGAGTGTCTGCTGCCAGGTCTGAAGTCTTTATAAATGCTTACATAAGAGCATGTGACAATATAGAGATGTAATTAATATTGTAGTGACATTAACCCAACACTGAGCAAACTAGTCTTGGCTTAATGATTAAGGTGTTGATGTGACAGTTGCTGGATCCATGTTTGAGTCCCAGTGGAAGCTACCTCCATGAATTTGCTacactggtgtcagaagtgggatggcggAGAGGCATGAACATGTGAGGGACTTGGTATAGAGAAGAGGTACATTTTTGTCACTTAAAAGGAACAAACGGCTTTGTCACTGTGGTACTCTAAAAAGGCACATTTGTACGAACTGCAAGGATACAATTATATACCTATAACTTATAGTACAATGGATGTATCTTACAGGGCACCACTACAGTGACAAGCATTTGTACCCCTTTAAGTACAATTCAGTACCTTTTTTTAGTTTAAGTAAAGTAGAAATTATTGTAATCAAGTCAACTACATAGGTGTTGTTCACTCAGCAGAAAGACTGTCTGTAACAGATGAAACATCAAACAGATGGGCCTTACtttgcaggagaggagagggagagagagaaaaaaatgacTACAAGGAATCAAAAAATCTTGCTTTGcctttcttttttttaaacactCCTGTGAGAGCAAGTCAACCATTTCATCCCATTTCTCCTCAATAAAGACTCAATGATTCAGTAAACCACATTTTAATATATATGAATGGGATTGAGGCAGTCAAACAGGGCCAAATCATCTGGAATGGGAGATAGTTTTATGAATGAACCAGGGAGATAGCACTGACCACAGTATAAACCTGACCTTTATCCCCAGGGTGATTCCTTTAGGAGCGTCACCATAGGTCAGGAAAGCCTATATACTTTTTTACATGATGGATATGGATGGTACACTGTTGGAATTAATAAGGATGAGTAAGCTACTATGCTTCTTCTGGTACTGTATGCATTGAATGGAACATACAGTCCTGTTACATGCTTGGCTTGACAGTGTTATGCTGCAGTCTATTCATATACAATACCGTACATGTTTCAGTCATGCCATTTTATCTCTATAGAATATGACGAAATTGCATAACTAACccattgaggtgtgtgtgtgtgtgtgtgtgtgagagagagagagagagagagagagagagagagagagagagagagagagagagagagagagagagagagagagagagagagagagagaactgccaCATGTACCCAATTCACATTATACGGCAGCCCCTTACTCTGTACTGCACCACCGCATGAGAACCGCGACGATCGAGCGAATAGAGAGCGTTAAATGGGAAAAACACTGGGCCACAGTGGGAAGGAGCACTTTCGCTCACAAATGCCGGAAGATCTATCTTTAAATAACCAAGGATGTGATGATGACACCTACTAGCATCACAGTCGACGTGCATGAATTAAAGCCCGAACCGTACGAGTCCATCCATGCCAAGTCTAACTGCCGCATCGTCTGTAGATTTACTTAATGTTGGCACCAACAC
This portion of the Coregonus clupeaformis isolate EN_2021a chromosome 24, ASM2061545v1, whole genome shotgun sequence genome encodes:
- the LOC121538112 gene encoding mitogen-activated protein kinase kinase kinase 12-like isoform X2; this encodes MSGTCLHEPRAPSPSLSGFSTPISEPPFRRLDADTPACTPETDLTPTQCVLRNVLSIDTGGAPGVPGGGEGCPHTCGSSPTPSDGPPAHFDNSVLKLHEHEACQCGGGAEAGLSSEAGAVRSQSDNIRLQQGSGGFLEGLFGCLKPVWTMIGKAYSPEHKHNQEESWEVPFEEISDLQWVGSGAQGAVFLGKFHGEDVAVKKVRDIKETEIKHLRKLKHPNIITFKGICTQAPCYCILMEYCAQGQLYEVLRAGRKITPSLLIDWAMGIAGGMNYLHLHKIIHRDLKSPNMLITHDDLVKISDFGTSKELIDKSMKMSFAGTVAWMAPEVIRNEPVSEKVDIWSFGVVLWEMLTGEVPYKDVDSSAIIWGVGNNSLNLPIPESCPDGFKILLRQCWNCKPRNRPSFRQILLHLDIASADVLSTPQETYFKSQAEWREEVKQHFEKIKSEGTCLHRLDEELINRRREELRHALDIREHYERKLERTNNLYMELNAVMLQLELKEKELQKREQSLDKKYPGLFKHHSSRQTSSSNSMDKLIKKRNVPQKLPSGKRPDILKSEVIIPKMDSSVMQVTIPSCPNRGSTSPSRSRRVKTRHRKPGKGSSGDLAGLKATQPSPNGDNPAQANSSSTGPSKQLLDPSVALRVLGHEQQQRQLSSSSPDLICTTLAAEGQGKGEPTVGGLEMGGSLSASAGLGGSEGGARGLDDLTETPPRSDTPSEDAASFPFSSSPDSPCGRGAAAGRGSVLGAPRLPHDGDDKEEGVSGVRLPRGASGHLTPSAILYRAAIARKQRRGVSSEEEEGEVDSEVELPRRRRPTSITKCQLVSTFSSENLSVSDGEEGHTTDHSHSGTPDVVSTNTDDRLGDRSDDLLSQGSEIPADNTDPVQASGGLSEREGALGQVKALLDSSQNPNESRALCDDSDCDSAELDQSGSGEPSRPPSAGAPPSGYHSGPQQGSPQGPQTGPQ
- the LOC121538112 gene encoding mitogen-activated protein kinase kinase kinase 12-like isoform X1, whose translation is MSGTCLHEPRAPSPSLSGFSTPISEPPFRRLDADTPACTPETDLTPTQCVLRNVLSIDTGGAPGVPGGGEGCPHTCGSSPTPSDGPPAHFDNSVLKLHEHEACQCGGGAEAGLSSEAGAVRSQSDNIRLQQGSGGFLEGLFGCLKPVWTMIGKAYSPEHKHNQEGVWKSWEVPFEEISDLQWVGSGAQGAVFLGKFHGEDVAVKKVRDIKETEIKHLRKLKHPNIITFKGICTQAPCYCILMEYCAQGQLYEVLRAGRKITPSLLIDWAMGIAGGMNYLHLHKIIHRDLKSPNMLITHDDLVKISDFGTSKELIDKSMKMSFAGTVAWMAPEVIRNEPVSEKVDIWSFGVVLWEMLTGEVPYKDVDSSAIIWGVGNNSLNLPIPESCPDGFKILLRQCWNCKPRNRPSFRQILLHLDIASADVLSTPQETYFKSQAEWREEVKQHFEKIKSEGTCLHRLDEELINRRREELRHALDIREHYERKLERTNNLYMELNAVMLQLELKEKELQKREQSLDKKYPGLFKHHSSRQTSSSNSMDKLIKKRNVPQKLPSGKRPDILKSEVIIPKMDSSVMQVTIPSCPNRGSTSPSRSRRVKTRHRKPGKGSSGDLAGLKATQPSPNGDNPAQANSSSTGPSKQLLDPSVALRVLGHEQQQRQLSSSSPDLICTTLAAEGQGKGEPTVGGLEMGGSLSASAGLGGSEGGARGLDDLTETPPRSDTPSEDAASFPFSSSPDSPCGRGAAAGRGSVLGAPRLPHDGDDKEEGVSGVRLPRGASGHLTPSAILYRAAIARKQRRGVSSEEEEGEVDSEVELPRRRRPTSITKCQLVSTFSSENLSVSDGEEGHTTDHSHSGTPDVVSTNTDDRLGDRSDDLLSQGSEIPADNTDPVQASGGLSEREGALGQVKALLDSSQNPNESRALCDDSDCDSAELDQSGSGEPSRPPSAGAPPSGYHSGPQQGSPQGPQTGPQ
- the LOC121538112 gene encoding mitogen-activated protein kinase kinase kinase 12-like isoform X3 gives rise to the protein MSGTCLHEPRAPSPSLSGFSTPISEPPFRRLDADTPACTPETDLTPTQCVLRNVLSIDTGGAPGVPGGGEGCPHTCGSSPTPSDGPPAHFDNSVLKLHEHEACQCGGGAEAGLSSEAGAVRSQSDNIRLQQGSGGFLEGLFGCLKPVWTMIGKAYSPEHKHNQEGVWKSWEVPFEEISDLQWVGSGAQGAVFLGKFHGEDVAVKKVRDIKETEIKHLRKLKHPNIITFKGICTQAPCYCILMEYCAQGQLYEVLRAGRKITPSLLIDWAMGIAGGMNYLHLHKIIHRDLKSPNMLITHDDLVKISDFGTSKELIDKSMKMSFAGTVAWMAPEVIRNEPVSEKVDIWSFGVVLWEMLTGEVPYKDVDSSAIIWGVGNNSLNLPIPESCPDGFKILLRQCWNCKPRNRPSFRQILLHLDIASADVLSTPQETYFKSQAEWREEVKQHFEKIKSEGTCLHRLDEELINRRREELRHALDIREHYERKLERTNNLYMELNAVMLQLELKEKELQKPDILKSEVIIPKMDSSVMQVTIPSCPNRGSTSPSRSRRVKTRHRKPGKGSSGDLAGLKATQPSPNGDNPAQANSSSTGPSKQLLDPSVALRVLGHEQQQRQLSSSSPDLICTTLAAEGQGKGEPTVGGLEMGGSLSASAGLGGSEGGARGLDDLTETPPRSDTPSEDAASFPFSSSPDSPCGRGAAAGRGSVLGAPRLPHDGDDKEEGVSGVRLPRGASGHLTPSAILYRAAIARKQRRGVSSEEEEGEVDSEVELPRRRRPTSITKCQLVSTFSSENLSVSDGEEGHTTDHSHSGTPDVVSTNTDDRLGDRSDDLLSQGSEIPADNTDPVQASGGLSEREGALGQVKALLDSSQNPNESRALCDDSDCDSAELDQSGSGEPSRPPSAGAPPSGYHSGPQQGSPQGPQTGPQ